A part of Gracilimonas sediminicola genomic DNA contains:
- a CDS encoding chemotaxis protein CheX, with translation MSITYTDKIHNIAVNTFEITCYMFPLEEWELEDAEDMQKPDGTARSIVQFDGAAEGGMVIDASDHLLDAIAANMLGVEAATQEEKEGALCEIANIICGNTVPLFARDENICYIRPPRIAEPSENVEAIFKNMHHEKLQVLLDEGIADISIYYNSEEPG, from the coding sequence ATGAGTATCACTTACACGGATAAAATTCACAACATCGCGGTTAACACCTTTGAGATAACCTGCTACATGTTTCCGCTGGAAGAATGGGAGCTCGAAGATGCAGAAGACATGCAAAAGCCGGATGGTACAGCCCGCTCTATTGTTCAGTTTGATGGAGCCGCAGAGGGTGGAATGGTTATTGATGCCTCCGACCATCTGCTGGATGCCATCGCAGCCAATATGTTGGGTGTGGAAGCTGCAACACAGGAAGAAAAGGAAGGCGCACTTTGTGAAATCGCGAATATCATTTGTGGAAATACCGTTCCCCTTTTTGCCCGGGATGAAAACATTTGCTACATCCGGCCGCCCCGCATTGCAGAACCGAGTGAAAATGTAGAAGCTATTTTCAAAAATATGCACCACGAGAAACTGCAGGTGCTGTTGGACGAAGGCATCGCTGATATCTCCATCTATTATAACTCAGAGGAGCCGGGATGA
- a CDS encoding protein-glutamate methylesterase/protein-glutamine glutaminase yields MIKVLIIDDSAVVRKLLTEELNKQKDIEVVGTAIDPYIAREKIIQLKPDVLTLDLEMPRMDGLSFLGKLMKHFPMPVVVVSSLTPKNSANALNALRLGAVDVICKPGSAYSTQNISQDIVKAIRTASIARFDQHLEAVKSARTKQKATERVEFTGLRHTTNKLIAIGASTGGTRALEAVLTELPENMPGIVITQHMPPVFTKSFAERLNTICRLKVKEAEDGDLIKTGQALIAPGNFHMLVEKSGAKYYTRIKSGPPVHHQRPSVDVMFNSVAKSAGVNAMGVILTGMGADGAQGLLHMKEAGAHTIAQDEATSVVYGMPKEAAKLGAAEEILPLQVIPEAIIKQMARKMAEPVS; encoded by the coding sequence ATGATCAAAGTATTGATTATAGATGATTCGGCCGTAGTCAGAAAACTGCTAACCGAAGAGCTGAACAAGCAAAAGGATATTGAAGTTGTGGGAACGGCCATCGATCCATACATAGCACGGGAAAAAATTATACAGTTGAAGCCGGATGTGCTGACTCTCGATTTGGAAATGCCCCGTATGGACGGTCTTTCTTTTTTGGGAAAACTGATGAAGCATTTCCCCATGCCGGTGGTCGTAGTAAGTTCTTTGACTCCAAAAAACAGCGCTAATGCATTAAATGCCCTGCGCCTTGGGGCAGTAGATGTGATTTGTAAACCCGGGTCAGCCTATTCAACCCAGAATATTTCCCAGGACATCGTGAAAGCTATTCGGACAGCTTCAATCGCTCGTTTCGATCAGCATTTGGAGGCCGTTAAATCTGCACGGACCAAACAGAAGGCGACCGAAAGGGTAGAATTCACCGGACTTCGACATACCACCAACAAATTGATTGCCATCGGGGCTTCTACCGGTGGAACCCGAGCCCTGGAAGCGGTACTTACCGAACTTCCTGAAAATATGCCCGGTATCGTGATTACGCAGCATATGCCACCTGTATTCACCAAAAGTTTTGCTGAGCGTTTGAATACCATCTGCCGGCTTAAAGTAAAAGAAGCTGAAGACGGCGATTTGATTAAAACGGGTCAGGCTTTAATTGCCCCCGGTAATTTCCATATGCTTGTTGAGAAAAGCGGTGCCAAATACTATACCCGCATTAAATCTGGACCACCGGTGCATCATCAGCGCCCAAGCGTGGATGTGATGTTCAATTCGGTAGCTAAATCGGCCGGAGTGAATGCCATGGGCGTGATTTTGACGGGAATGGGAGCCGATGGAGCTCAAGGGCTTTTACATATGAAGGAAGCCGGTGCTCATACCATCGCTCAGGATGAAGCCACCTCGGTGGTATATGGAATGCCGAAAGAAGCCGCAAAGCTTGGCGCCGCTGAAGAGATTCTGCCTTTGCAGGTAATCCCGGAAGCTATCATTAAACAAATGGCCCGTAAAATGGCTGAACCGGTTTCATAA
- a CDS encoding protein-glutamate methylesterase/protein-glutamine glutaminase, with translation MIKVLVVDDSLFDRKLISFLLNKHEDIEVVGMAEDPYEARQQLAELKPDVITLDMLMPRMDGLTFLKKLMKHLPLPVVVVSSVTPANSKRALRALAAGAIEVISKPKADYDAKEMEHDLVTAVRTASVANVLSHTGDIHKAGEQSSRYGLDKSEIFRRSKCELIAIGSSTGGTRALEFLLPQLPEDIPGVVVVQHMPPVFTGQFASRLNNLCRVEVVEAKDGDMVLSGKVFIAPGDKHMIVEQSVEGFEIKIIETEKVNHHRPSVDVLFDSVANVAENKATGVILTGMGADGACGLLRMKEKGCYTIAQDEKTSVVYGMPKEAAKIGAATDILPLDRITGAILKHVKPKKLELIA, from the coding sequence ATGATAAAAGTTTTGGTTGTTGACGATTCTTTATTTGATAGAAAACTTATTTCGTTCTTGTTGAATAAGCACGAAGATATTGAAGTGGTTGGCATGGCTGAAGATCCTTATGAAGCCCGCCAGCAATTGGCAGAGCTTAAACCGGACGTTATAACTTTAGACATGCTGATGCCCCGGATGGATGGGCTGACTTTCCTTAAGAAACTGATGAAGCACCTTCCTTTACCCGTGGTGGTAGTCAGTTCCGTTACCCCGGCAAATAGCAAAAGAGCCTTGCGCGCCTTAGCAGCCGGAGCCATCGAAGTGATTTCAAAGCCGAAAGCGGATTATGACGCCAAAGAAATGGAGCACGATTTAGTAACCGCGGTGCGGACGGCATCGGTGGCAAATGTACTTTCACACACTGGAGATATTCATAAGGCAGGGGAGCAATCCTCCCGTTATGGACTGGACAAAAGTGAAATATTCAGGCGCTCCAAATGCGAACTGATTGCCATCGGATCATCGACGGGGGGGACCCGTGCTCTTGAATTTCTGCTGCCCCAGTTGCCGGAGGATATTCCCGGTGTGGTTGTGGTCCAACACATGCCCCCGGTTTTTACCGGTCAATTTGCATCCCGTTTAAATAACCTGTGCAGAGTTGAGGTTGTTGAGGCTAAAGACGGAGATATGGTGCTGTCGGGAAAAGTATTTATTGCACCGGGCGACAAGCATATGATTGTTGAGCAATCGGTGGAAGGTTTTGAGATTAAGATTATTGAAACGGAGAAAGTGAATCATCATCGTCCCAGTGTGGATGTGTTGTTTGACTCGGTGGCAAATGTAGCCGAAAATAAGGCTACAGGCGTAATATTAACAGGTATGGGAGCTGATGGTGCCTGCGGACTCCTTCGGATGAAAGAAAAAGGGTGCTATACTATAGCGCAGGATGAAAAAACTTCGGTGGTGTATGGTATGCCCAAAGAGGCTGCAAAGATTGGCGCCGCAACCGATATCCTTCCGCTTGATAGAATAACGGGTGCAATTCTGAAGCATGTAAAACCAAAGAAATTAGAACTGATAGCGTAA
- a CDS encoding response regulator: MAINILVVDDSAVMRSMIIKTIKNTGIEVGEVHQASNGAEGLEVVDNNWLDLLFIDVNMPIMDGMEMLDKVRKNPITMDMPVLIVSTESNNARIKIIDEQYAGFVHKPFTPEVLKEKILDVLGVMH, translated from the coding sequence ATGGCAATTAATATACTTGTGGTTGACGACAGCGCCGTAATGCGAAGTATGATCATAAAAACAATTAAGAACACCGGTATTGAAGTAGGCGAAGTACACCAGGCAAGCAACGGTGCGGAAGGGTTGGAAGTGGTTGACAACAACTGGCTGGACCTACTTTTCATTGATGTGAACATGCCCATTATGGATGGAATGGAGATGCTGGATAAAGTACGGAAGAATCCAATTACCATGGATATGCCTGTACTCATCGTTTCCACGGAAAGCAATAATGCCCGGATCAAAATTATAGATGAGCAATATGCAGGTTTTGTTCACAAACCTTTCACCCCGGAAGTACTGAAAGAAAAAATCCTGGATGTATTAGGTGTGATGCATTAA